The Benincasa hispida cultivar B227 chromosome 9, ASM972705v1, whole genome shotgun sequence genome has a segment encoding these proteins:
- the LOC120086495 gene encoding deSI-like protein At4g17486, protein MMFLLKKPIGKTTRGSVPVYLNVYDLTAINGYAYWFGLGVFHSGVQVHGVEYAFGAHEYSTTGIFEGVPKQCDGFRFRKTVLVGKTDMKPTEVRALMEELAQIYKGNAYNLITKNCNHFCNDACIKLTGNSIPNWVNRLARIGFLCNCVLPVTLNSTRIRHHNRIEDKVITMETKKELTSESTKTSSSNSSSSATSSPSLTFPRGRSRTRRAPPPSSPLFSHSSSSSS, encoded by the exons ATGATGTTTTTGCTTAAGAAACCAATCGGAAAAACCACCAGAGGATCCGTGCCGGTTTACCTGAATGTGTATGATCTAACCGCGATCAATGGATACGCTTACTGGTTTGGCCTCGGCGTTTTCCATTCTGGAGTTCAAG TTCATGGTGTGGAATACGCATTCGGAGCTCACGAGTACTCAACAACAGGAATTTTTGAAGGAGTGCCGAAGCAATGCGATGGTTTTAGATTTAGGAAGACAGTTTTGGTAGGGAAAACAGATATGAAACCGACAGAGGTGAGAGCTTTAATGGAGGAACTTGCTCAAATCTACAAGGGAAATGCATACAATTTAATCACCAAAAATTGCAACcatttttgcaatgatgcttgtATTAAGCTCACAGGGAATTCCATACCAAATTGGGTTAATCGCCTTGCTAGAATTG GCTTTCTTTGTAATTGTGTTCTACCAGTGACCTTAAATTCCACAAGAATCCGGCACCACAACAGAATTGAAGACAAGGTTATAACCATGGAAACGAAGAAGGAATTGACAAGTGAATCAACAAAAACTTCGAGTTCTAATTCCTCTTCATCTGCAACTTCTTCTCCTAGTTTGACGTTTCCCCGAGGAAGAAGTCGGACGAGACGAGCTCCTCCTCCATCTTCTCCATTGTTTTCTCATTCTTCGTCCTCGTCTTCATGA
- the LOC120085199 gene encoding uncharacterized protein At2g39795, mitochondrial isoform X2 → MARLIRPWRKCLQFSSSSSSSSSSYYYYSYSHKALISQSNLQNPITFPPENPYVFFKTRPYISDMRRSAFEGNILRLLRNEIRYELDRSPPYQPVTKFGAFTVDGRPGEQWIRLEREYGENENIKIEVTMFDRSIPAPNSGGNSSGEDVILHITTIVNITKGGGSEVLEIMCSAWPDSLEIDRLFLRRGEMMPAQPYAGPEFKELDDDLQNSLYEYLEVRGVDDQLAVFLHKYMKNKDKTEFIRWMETVKAFIETN, encoded by the exons ATGGCACGACTGATTCGACCATGGAGAAAATGCCTtcagttttcttcttcttcctcctcttcttcttcttcttattattattattcttattctcACAAAGCACTAATTTCGCAATCGAACCTTCAAAATCCCATCACATTCCCTCCTGAAAACCCCTACGTTTTCTTCAAGACCCGCCCTTACATATCCGACATGCGCAGATCCGCTTTCGAAGGCAACATTCTCAGACTTCTCCGTAACGAAATCCGATATGAACTTGATCGTTCTCCTCCCTACCAG CCTGTTACAAAATTTGGGGCGTTTACTGTTGATGGAAGGCCAGGCGAGCAGTGGATCAGATTGGAAAGAGAGTATGGGGAGAATGAGAATATAAAAATTGAAGTGACAATGTTTGATCGatctattccagctccaaattcAGGAGGCAATAGTTCTGGGGAAGATGTGATTCTTCACATTACCACTATTGTCAACATAACTAAAGGAGGTGGCAGTGAAGTTTTGGAGATTATGTGCTCAGCTTGGCCAGATAGTCTAGAGATTGACAGGCTTTTCTTACGTCGAGGTGAAATGATGCCAGCTCAGCCCTATGCTGGTCCTGAATTCAA GGAATTGGATGATGACTTGCAAAACTCACTCTACGAATATCTTGAAGTTAGGGGGGTGGACGATCAGCTAGCTGTTTTCTTGCACAAATATATGAAGAACAAGGATAAAACCGAGTTCATTAGATGGATGGAAACCGTAAAAGCATTCATTGAAACtaattga
- the LOC120084531 gene encoding zinc finger protein 3-like, whose protein sequence is MSLPAKSELQTTSINSLVDELPWLQDPSDSKDTSPELVSLDLKLSNKDLGGSLMPEELNLVDSFDADNLPNDRSYQGVEEAAAKPRVFSCNYCPRKFFSSQALGGHQNAHSRERKIAKTGNKLVTNSTGSKYSSVPSLPLQGFNGSVGIQARSLIHKPFSHSPFFGSLHPFQLEVWSRQSLYTQVAAGQWPSPENYLSGTSPVPPSSSGAACCDAGRTLSLNSDSFSDSNCTHNELHELDCLDLSLRL, encoded by the coding sequence ATGAGTCTTCCTGCAAAATCAGAGCTACAAACTACCAGCATCAACTCATTAGTAGATGAACTTCCATGGCTGCAAGATCCAAGTGACTCAAAAGACACAAGCCCTGAACTTGTTTCCCTCGATTTAAAGCTCTCGAATAAGGATTTGGGTGGGAGTTTGATGCCAGAAGAACTGAACCTTGTTGACTCTTTTGATGCTGATAATTTACCAAATGACAGATCTTACCAAGGTGTAGAAGAAGCAGCGGCTAAGCCTCGAGTTTTCTCGTGCAATTATTGCCCGAGGAAGTTCTTTAGTTCCCAGGCACTTGGAGGCCACCAAAATGCTCATAGTCGAGAGAGAAAAATAGCTAAAACAGGCAATAAATTGGTTACCAATTCAACTGGGAGCAAATACTCGAGTGTGCCTTCTCTGCCTCTGCAAGGCTTCAATGGATCAGTTGGAATTCAAGCACGTTCACTGATTCACAAACCTTTTTCACATTCACCTTTTTTTGGTTCCTTGCATCCTTTTCAGCTTGAGGTCTGGAGCAGGCAGTCTCTTTACACCCAAGTGGCAGCTGGCCAATGGCCCTCGCCAGAGAATTATCTGTCGGGGACCTCACCGGTACCGCCATCAAGTAGCGGAGCAGCATGTTGTGATGCTGGTCGGACGCTGTCGTTAAATAGTGACTCATTCTCGGATTCAAACTGTACTCATAATGAACTGCACGAGCTAGACTGTTTAGACTTGTCTTTAAGGCTGTAA
- the LOC120085199 gene encoding mitochondrial acidic protein mam33 isoform X1, protein MARLIRPWRKCLQFSSSSSSSSSSYYYYSYSHKALISQSNLQNPITFPPENPYVFFKTRPYISDMRRSAFEGNILRLLRNEIRYELDRSPPYQHAKIFTNDYKIEHRCVLVGCSTGVFEGNCYFVEDEFGLNNLHHRACLELLTFLGMEPVTKFGAFTVDGRPGEQWIRLEREYGENENIKIEVTMFDRSIPAPNSGGNSSGEDVILHITTIVNITKGGGSEVLEIMCSAWPDSLEIDRLFLRRGEMMPAQPYAGPEFKELDDDLQNSLYEYLEVRGVDDQLAVFLHKYMKNKDKTEFIRWMETVKAFIETN, encoded by the exons ATGGCACGACTGATTCGACCATGGAGAAAATGCCTtcagttttcttcttcttcctcctcttcttcttcttcttattattattattcttattctcACAAAGCACTAATTTCGCAATCGAACCTTCAAAATCCCATCACATTCCCTCCTGAAAACCCCTACGTTTTCTTCAAGACCCGCCCTTACATATCCGACATGCGCAGATCCGCTTTCGAAGGCAACATTCTCAGACTTCTCCGTAACGAAATCCGATATGAACTTGATCGTTCTCCTCCCTACCAG CATGCGAAAATTTTCACGAACGATTACAAAATCGAGCATCGTTGCGTTTTAGTGGGCTGTTCTACCGGGGTGTTCGAGGGGAATTGCTATTTTGTAGAAGATGAATTTGGATTGAATAATCTGCACCATCGTGCTTGCCTTGAACTACTAACATTTCTGGGAATGGAG CCTGTTACAAAATTTGGGGCGTTTACTGTTGATGGAAGGCCAGGCGAGCAGTGGATCAGATTGGAAAGAGAGTATGGGGAGAATGAGAATATAAAAATTGAAGTGACAATGTTTGATCGatctattccagctccaaattcAGGAGGCAATAGTTCTGGGGAAGATGTGATTCTTCACATTACCACTATTGTCAACATAACTAAAGGAGGTGGCAGTGAAGTTTTGGAGATTATGTGCTCAGCTTGGCCAGATAGTCTAGAGATTGACAGGCTTTTCTTACGTCGAGGTGAAATGATGCCAGCTCAGCCCTATGCTGGTCCTGAATTCAA GGAATTGGATGATGACTTGCAAAACTCACTCTACGAATATCTTGAAGTTAGGGGGGTGGACGATCAGCTAGCTGTTTTCTTGCACAAATATATGAAGAACAAGGATAAAACCGAGTTCATTAGATGGATGGAAACCGTAAAAGCATTCATTGAAACtaattga